The following proteins are co-located in the Nonlabens ponticola genome:
- a CDS encoding ExbD/TolR family protein has translation MNLRGRNKVSPEFSMSSMTDIVFLLLVFFLLTSPSITPEALDLILPKASGKSSNVQNASVSITKDGEFYVNATAVDEASMEQELITIMKDQEDPTIILRADGDVAMNRAVKVMDIANRNKFKIILAVKPE, from the coding sequence ATGAATTTAAGAGGTAGAAATAAGGTTAGTCCAGAGTTCTCAATGTCATCAATGACTGATATTGTTTTCTTGTTGTTAGTTTTTTTCTTGCTTACATCGCCGTCTATAACACCTGAGGCACTGGATTTAATACTGCCTAAAGCTTCTGGTAAGAGTTCCAACGTTCAAAATGCATCAGTAAGCATTACTAAGGATGGAGAGTTTTATGTCAATGCTACAGCAGTTGATGAAGCATCCATGGAACAGGAATTGATTACCATTATGAAAGATCAAGAAGATCCAACCATTATCTTGAGAGCTGATGGTGATGTCGCTATGAACCGAGCCGTAAAAGTAATGGATATAGCAAATCGCAATAAGTTCAAGATCATCCTAGCGGTTAAACCAGAATAG
- a CDS encoding bifunctional folylpolyglutamate synthase/dihydrofolate synthase: MYQNMGKNAYRKDLGNIIKLDNHLGNPHQNFKSIHVAGTNGKGTTCHLLASVLQEAGYRVGLYTSPHIKDYRERIRINGEMIPKLDVLDFMNENVTFFEKENLSFFEMTVGLAFHYFANQKVEIAIIEVGLGGRLDSTNVITPILSVITSIDLDHTDILGDTLEGIAIEKAGIIKPRIPIIVGEQRLSLQAIFEEIAIENDSSIRFTKNISDESYFQWNVNTVEKALETLRNEGYDISDDDLQNGVDQVFFNTGLKGRYQIINENPKIILDVSHNQAGLKKLFQQIIKESFDKLHIVFGSVKNRELTDILTLLPKDANYYLCEASTERAMPLKELHHYFESDKKPVLALGSVSHCFEMASNNSDMNDLIVITGSTFILAEIN, translated from the coding sequence ATGTACCAAAACATGGGTAAAAACGCATACCGCAAGGATTTAGGTAACATTATCAAATTAGATAATCACTTAGGAAATCCGCACCAAAACTTTAAAAGCATTCATGTCGCAGGAACAAACGGGAAAGGAACTACTTGCCATTTACTCGCTAGTGTCCTACAGGAAGCTGGGTATAGAGTTGGGCTATACACATCTCCACACATAAAAGACTATAGAGAGCGTATCAGGATCAATGGAGAAATGATCCCAAAGTTAGATGTTCTTGATTTTATGAATGAAAACGTAACATTTTTTGAAAAGGAAAACCTTTCCTTTTTTGAAATGACCGTAGGGTTAGCGTTTCATTATTTTGCCAACCAAAAGGTTGAGATTGCAATTATCGAAGTGGGTTTGGGAGGTAGACTTGACTCAACAAATGTTATAACCCCAATTTTATCTGTGATAACATCCATTGATCTTGATCACACAGATATACTAGGAGATACTCTAGAAGGAATTGCCATTGAAAAAGCGGGAATCATTAAACCAAGAATTCCGATTATTGTAGGTGAACAACGATTAAGTTTGCAAGCAATATTTGAAGAAATTGCCATTGAAAATGATTCTTCTATTAGGTTCACTAAAAACATAAGTGACGAATCATACTTTCAATGGAATGTTAATACGGTAGAGAAGGCCTTAGAGACTTTGCGTAATGAAGGGTATGATATAAGCGACGACGACCTTCAGAATGGCGTTGATCAAGTATTTTTCAACACAGGACTTAAAGGTCGTTATCAAATCATAAATGAGAATCCTAAAATCATTCTAGATGTTAGTCATAATCAGGCTGGGCTGAAAAAATTATTTCAACAAATTATAAAAGAGAGTTTTGACAAGCTACATATAGTATTTGGTAGTGTTAAAAATCGTGAGCTAACCGATATACTTACACTACTACCTAAAGATGCAAATTACTATCTGTGTGAAGCAAGCACAGAAAGAGCGATGCCTTTGAAAGAACTACATCATTATTTTGAATCGGATAAAAAACCGGTATTAGCCTTGGGCAGCGTAAGTCATTGTTTTGAAATGGCGTCAAATAATAGCGATATGAATGACTTGATAGTTATTACTGGAAGTACATTTATTTTGGCTGAAATAAATTAA